A stretch of Pseudomonas sp. 7SR1 DNA encodes these proteins:
- the cutA gene encoding Nif3-like dinuclear metal center hexameric protein — translation MYKLCFFVPASHVDVVKSAVFAAGGGRIGDYDHCAWQVLGLGQFRPLAGSQPFIGEAGQVEQVEEWKVELVVADELIRAVVEALKQSHPYETPAYEVWRLEDF, via the coding sequence GTGTACAAGCTCTGCTTCTTCGTCCCGGCCAGCCATGTAGATGTGGTCAAGAGCGCCGTATTCGCCGCGGGTGGTGGGCGAATCGGCGATTACGACCACTGCGCCTGGCAAGTGCTGGGCCTTGGCCAGTTCCGTCCGTTGGCCGGCAGCCAGCCGTTCATCGGCGAGGCGGGACAGGTCGAGCAGGTCGAGGAATGGAAGGTGGAGCTTGTCGTGGCCGATGAGCTGATCCGCGCGGTGGTGGAGGCGCTGAAACAGAGCCACCCCTACGAGACACCGGCGTATGAAGTGTGGCGGCTGGAGGATTTCTGA
- the ptsP gene encoding phosphoenolpyruvate--protein phosphotransferase — translation MPNNNKELILSAPLSGPVLTLANVPDAVFASGVMGDGIAIDPLNDTLHAPCDGEVIHVARSGHAVTLRADNGVELLLHLGLDTVELQGDGFSMLVKEGARVSHGQPLLRYDLDKVAQRCKSLVSLMVVTNGDRFQARPITLKGVKVGEPLLNIVAKAPREAEVDDHGTALQVYGEVRIAHRGGLHARPAALIRQTAQGFKSRSHLHFGGKSASCDSVMGLMGLAVTEQAQVRVSCRGSDAEAALQALLLTLSTAPAEDDHAAAPVVRPQVRPAEDGVLHGVCAAPGLVAGPLVQLGAIELPPDLGGHDVQAQRRHLEAALKHVSDEIQHTLQQARARRNRDEEAIFGAHLALLEDPVLLDAAYQAIDQGSAAPHAWSQSIDVQCQVLQQSGSTLLAERANDLRDLRQRVLRALLGEAWQLEAAAGAIVAAQELTPSDLLALSAQGVAGVCMVEGGATSHVAILARGKGLPCLVALGDALLTQEQGQAVVLDADNGRLELTPSAERLAQVQQAQARQATRRGEQQALAHLPAQTIDGMHVEVAANVASSAEAALALANGADGVGLLRTEFLFVDRHTAPDEEEQRQAYQAVLQAMGDKPVIIRTIDVGGDKQLDYLPLPFEANPVLGLRGIRLAQVRPQLLDLQLRALLQTRPLERCRILLPMVTEVDELLHIRQRLDALGAELGLEERPQLGVMIEVPAAALLAEQLAEHADFLSIGTNDLSQYTLAMDRDHAGLAARVDALHPALLRLIAQTCAGAAKHGRWVGVCGALASDPLATPVLIGLGVRELSVSPPQIGEIKERVRHLDATQCACLSTELLNLGSAQAVRRACLQHWPLG, via the coding sequence ATGCCCAACAACAATAAAGAGCTGATCCTCAGCGCCCCCCTCAGCGGCCCGGTGCTCACCCTCGCCAACGTCCCGGACGCGGTATTTGCCAGCGGCGTCATGGGCGACGGAATCGCCATCGACCCGCTGAACGACACCCTGCACGCGCCCTGTGACGGCGAGGTGATCCATGTCGCCCGCAGCGGCCACGCCGTGACCCTGCGAGCCGATAACGGTGTCGAATTGCTGCTGCACCTGGGACTGGATACGGTGGAGCTGCAAGGCGACGGCTTCTCCATGCTGGTCAAGGAAGGGGCACGGGTCAGCCACGGCCAGCCGCTTTTGCGCTATGACCTGGACAAGGTGGCGCAACGCTGCAAGAGCCTGGTCAGCCTGATGGTGGTCACCAATGGCGACCGTTTCCAGGCACGGCCTATCACGCTCAAGGGCGTCAAGGTGGGCGAACCGCTGTTGAATATCGTCGCCAAGGCGCCCCGCGAAGCAGAGGTCGACGACCATGGCACCGCGCTGCAAGTCTATGGCGAAGTTCGTATTGCCCACCGCGGCGGCCTGCATGCGCGGCCCGCGGCACTCATCCGCCAGACGGCCCAAGGCTTCAAGAGCCGCTCGCACCTGCATTTCGGCGGTAAATCGGCGTCCTGCGACAGTGTCATGGGGCTGATGGGCCTCGCCGTCACCGAACAGGCGCAAGTCCGGGTCAGTTGCCGGGGCAGCGATGCCGAAGCGGCGCTACAGGCTTTGCTGCTGACCTTGTCCACCGCCCCGGCCGAGGACGACCATGCAGCGGCGCCGGTAGTACGACCACAGGTGCGCCCCGCCGAGGACGGCGTGCTGCACGGTGTCTGCGCCGCCCCGGGGCTGGTGGCCGGGCCATTGGTCCAGCTGGGGGCGATCGAGTTGCCGCCGGACCTGGGTGGGCATGATGTCCAGGCGCAGCGTCGGCACCTGGAGGCCGCGCTCAAGCATGTCAGCGACGAAATCCAGCACACCCTGCAACAGGCCAGGGCCCGGCGCAATCGTGACGAAGAGGCCATTTTCGGAGCCCATCTGGCGCTGCTGGAAGACCCCGTGCTGCTGGACGCCGCCTATCAGGCCATCGACCAGGGCAGCGCCGCGCCCCATGCCTGGAGCCAGTCCATCGACGTGCAATGCCAGGTCCTGCAACAGTCGGGCAGTACCTTGCTGGCCGAACGCGCCAATGACTTGCGCGACCTGCGCCAGCGCGTCCTGCGGGCGTTGCTGGGCGAGGCCTGGCAACTGGAAGCGGCGGCCGGCGCCATCGTCGCCGCGCAGGAGCTGACCCCGTCGGATCTGCTGGCGCTCAGCGCCCAGGGCGTGGCCGGCGTGTGCATGGTCGAAGGCGGGGCGACCTCCCATGTCGCGATCCTCGCCCGAGGCAAAGGCCTGCCGTGCCTGGTGGCCTTGGGCGATGCCCTGTTGACTCAGGAACAGGGCCAGGCCGTGGTGCTGGACGCCGACAACGGTCGTCTCGAGCTGACGCCGAGCGCCGAACGCCTGGCCCAGGTGCAGCAGGCACAAGCCCGGCAAGCCACCCGTCGCGGCGAGCAACAGGCCCTGGCCCACCTGCCGGCGCAGACCATCGATGGAATGCACGTCGAGGTGGCCGCCAACGTGGCCTCCAGCGCCGAAGCCGCCCTGGCCTTGGCCAATGGTGCCGACGGCGTGGGCCTGTTGCGCACCGAGTTCCTTTTCGTCGACCGCCACACCGCGCCCGACGAAGAGGAACAACGCCAGGCCTATCAAGCCGTGCTCCAGGCCATGGGCGACAAGCCAGTGATCATCCGCACCATCGACGTGGGCGGCGACAAACAGCTGGACTACCTGCCACTGCCGTTCGAAGCCAACCCGGTGCTCGGCCTGCGGGGCATTCGCCTGGCCCAGGTGCGCCCGCAACTGCTGGACTTGCAGTTGCGGGCCTTGCTGCAAACCCGTCCGCTGGAGCGTTGCCGGATCCTGTTGCCCATGGTCACCGAAGTCGACGAGCTGCTGCACATCCGCCAGCGTCTCGATGCCCTGGGCGCCGAGCTGGGCCTGGAGGAGCGACCGCAACTGGGTGTGATGATCGAAGTGCCGGCCGCCGCGTTGCTGGCCGAACAGTTGGCCGAACACGCGGATTTCCTGTCCATCGGCACCAACGATCTCTCGCAATACACCCTGGCCATGGACCGCGACCACGCAGGCCTCGCCGCCCGGGTCGACGCCCTGCATCCGGCGCTGCTGCGGCTGATCGCCCAGACCTGCGCAGGCGCGGCGAAGCACGGGCGCTGGGTCGGGGTCTGCGGCGCCCTGGCCTCCGATCCGCTGGCGACACCCGTACTGATCGGGCTGGGTGTGCGCGAACTGTCGGTAAGCCCGCCGCAGATCGGTGAAATCAAGGAGCGTGTGCGTCACCTCGACGCCACGCAATGCGCCTGCCTGAGCACCGAACTGCTGAACCTCGGCAGTGCCCAGGCCGTGCGCCGTGCCTGCCTCCAACACTGGCCCCTGGGCTGA
- the nagE gene encoding N-acetylglucosamine-specific PTS transporter subunit IIBC has translation MYQHFIEGLQRLGRALMLPIAILPIAGLLLRLGDTDLLNIAIIHDAGQAIFANLPMIFAIGIAVGFARDNNGTAGLAGAIGYLVMIATLKVLDASINMGMLAGIISGLLAGALYNRFKDIKLPEYLAFFGGRRFVPIVTGFSAVGLGVVFGLIWPPIQAGINGFGALLMESGSFGAFVFGVFNRLLIVTGLHHILNNMAWFIFGSFTDPQTGAVVTGDLTRYFAGDPNGGQFMTGMFPVMLFGLPAACLAMYRNALPQRRKVMGGILLSMALTSFLTGVTEPVEFAFMFLAPLLFLLHALLTGLSMAITDWLNIRLGFTFSGGFIDMVLGWGKSSNGWLVVPVGLVYAVIYYTVFDFCIRRFDLKTPGREDVPAMDKPVVAQHQRAGAYIQALGGADNLITVGACTTRLRLDMVDRNKACDAQLKALGAMAVVRPGNGGSLQVVVGPMADSIADEIRLALPASDRHASTGAATANETAATPVVPAAEARQWMDALGGEGNVLQLDCVAMSRLRVRLADGRQLSESQLRTLGCQGVSALEGGVWHLLLGERAPTLWQALEAMVLSRQADVKA, from the coding sequence ATGTACCAGCATTTCATCGAAGGGCTGCAACGCCTCGGCCGGGCCCTGATGCTGCCCATCGCGATCCTGCCCATCGCCGGCCTGTTGCTGCGCCTGGGTGACACGGATCTTTTGAACATCGCCATCATCCACGATGCAGGCCAGGCGATTTTCGCCAACCTGCCGATGATCTTCGCCATCGGCATCGCGGTGGGTTTCGCCCGAGACAACAACGGCACGGCAGGCCTGGCGGGGGCCATCGGCTATCTGGTGATGATCGCGACCCTGAAGGTGCTCGACGCCAGTATCAACATGGGCATGCTGGCCGGGATCATCAGCGGCTTGCTGGCCGGCGCGCTGTACAACCGCTTCAAGGACATCAAACTGCCCGAGTACCTGGCATTCTTCGGCGGCCGGCGCTTCGTGCCGATTGTCACCGGGTTCAGCGCCGTCGGCCTGGGGGTGGTGTTCGGATTGATCTGGCCGCCCATCCAGGCCGGGATCAACGGCTTCGGCGCCCTGCTGATGGAGAGCGGCAGTTTCGGCGCATTCGTGTTCGGCGTCTTCAACCGCCTGCTGATCGTCACCGGGCTGCACCACATCCTCAACAACATGGCCTGGTTCATCTTCGGCAGCTTCACCGACCCGCAGACCGGCGCGGTGGTCACCGGCGACCTGACCCGCTACTTCGCCGGCGACCCTAATGGCGGCCAGTTCATGACCGGCATGTTTCCGGTGATGCTGTTCGGCCTGCCCGCCGCGTGCCTGGCCATGTATCGCAACGCCCTGCCCCAGCGACGCAAGGTCATGGGCGGGATCCTGTTGTCCATGGCGCTGACGTCGTTCCTTACCGGGGTGACCGAGCCGGTGGAATTCGCCTTCATGTTCCTGGCCCCCCTGTTGTTCCTGCTGCACGCCCTGCTCACCGGGCTGTCCATGGCGATCACCGACTGGCTGAACATCCGCCTGGGCTTCACGTTTTCCGGCGGTTTCATCGACATGGTGCTGGGCTGGGGCAAGTCGAGCAACGGCTGGCTGGTGGTGCCGGTGGGGCTGGTCTATGCGGTGATCTATTACACGGTGTTCGACTTCTGCATCCGCCGCTTCGACCTCAAGACCCCGGGCCGGGAAGATGTGCCGGCAATGGACAAGCCGGTCGTTGCCCAGCACCAGCGGGCCGGGGCCTATATCCAGGCACTGGGTGGCGCCGACAACCTGATCACCGTGGGCGCGTGCACCACCCGGCTGCGACTGGACATGGTGGACCGCAACAAAGCCTGCGATGCGCAACTCAAGGCCCTGGGCGCCATGGCCGTGGTGCGTCCTGGCAATGGCGGGAGTCTGCAGGTGGTGGTAGGGCCAATGGCCGACAGCATCGCCGATGAAATCCGCCTGGCACTGCCTGCCTCCGACCGCCATGCCAGCACTGGCGCGGCCACTGCGAACGAGACGGCGGCCACGCCCGTCGTGCCCGCCGCCGAAGCCCGGCAATGGATGGATGCGCTGGGTGGCGAGGGCAACGTGTTGCAACTCGACTGCGTGGCGATGAGCCGGTTGCGGGTGCGCCTGGCCGATGGCAGGCAATTGTCGGAAAGCCAACTGCGGACGCTGGGATGCCAGGGGGTCAGTGCCTTGGAAGGAGGCGTTTGGCACCTGTTGCTGGGGGAGAGGGCGCCGACGTTGTGGCAGGCGCTGGAAGCGATGGTGCTGAGCCGTCAGGCGGATGTGAAAGCCTAG
- a CDS encoding IS110 family transposase yields MNTMTLLGIDIGKHSFHLHGQDAKGHQVLRKKTSRSQLLGTLAQLPACTVVMESCGGAHWLARQVEALGHEVKLIAPQYVKPFVKGNKNDFIDAEAICEAASRPAMRFCSIKTAEQQTLSALHRVRDSLIGHRTVATNQIHGFLLEFGISLPIGATALNRVPALLDDPQHPVPLRLKSVLMRLHRQIQQLNDEIKDIESDLKQQLKEDDAGNRLQSIPGIGPITASAVLADVGDASNYRSGRDFAASLGLVPRQYSTGGKTVLLGISKRGDKHIRQLLVQGARSVIQHIDKREDALGPWVRELLTRRHSNVVACALANKLARIVWAVLAKGGQYDPHPNA; encoded by the coding sequence ATGAACACGATGACGCTTCTCGGCATCGACATTGGTAAACACAGTTTCCATCTGCACGGCCAGGACGCCAAAGGTCATCAGGTTTTGCGCAAGAAAACCAGCCGCAGCCAATTGCTCGGCACATTGGCCCAACTGCCGGCCTGCACGGTGGTGATGGAGTCGTGTGGCGGTGCCCACTGGCTGGCTCGACAGGTTGAGGCATTGGGCCACGAGGTAAAACTGATTGCCCCGCAATACGTTAAGCCGTTCGTCAAAGGCAACAAAAACGACTTCATTGATGCCGAAGCGATTTGCGAGGCGGCGAGCCGCCCCGCGATGCGCTTCTGCTCGATTAAAACCGCAGAGCAACAAACGCTTTCAGCTTTGCATCGTGTCCGAGATTCCTTGATTGGCCATCGCACCGTCGCGACCAATCAGATTCATGGTTTTTTGCTGGAATTCGGGATCAGCCTGCCCATTGGCGCAACGGCGTTGAACCGCGTGCCAGCGCTGCTGGACGATCCACAACATCCGGTTCCATTGCGCCTAAAGAGCGTGTTGATGCGTCTTCATCGTCAAATCCAACAGCTGAATGATGAAATCAAGGACATCGAGTCCGACCTGAAACAGCAGTTGAAAGAAGACGATGCCGGAAATCGTTTGCAGAGTATTCCTGGCATCGGCCCAATCACCGCCAGTGCGGTATTGGCGGATGTGGGCGATGCGTCGAACTATCGAAGTGGACGCGATTTTGCCGCTTCGCTGGGGCTGGTGCCGAGGCAGTATTCGACGGGTGGGAAGACGGTGCTTCTGGGGATCAGCAAGCGTGGCGACAAGCACATCCGCCAATTGCTGGTACAGGGCGCGCGATCCGTTATTCAGCATATCGATAAGCGAGAGGACGCCTTGGGGCCTTGGGTTCGAGAGCTACTGACGCGTCGCCACTCCAATGTCGTCGCGTGTGCGCTAGCAAACAAACTGGCGCGAATCGTGTGGGCGGTACTGGCCAAAGGCGGCCAGTACGACCCACATCCGAACGCTTGA